The following is a genomic window from Dama dama isolate Ldn47 chromosome 4, ASM3311817v1, whole genome shotgun sequence.
TCTGGTTTCTCAAAGTAATGCGAGTCATGGAGAGCAGAGCTCAGGATGGGATAGACTTCTGTGCCCTGAGGGAGGGTCACAAGATTGAAAGATAtctccatttcctcccccaagCCACCCCTACACATCATGACCCAAGGGTGAGTGATAAAGCCAAAAAGAGGTCAAGGTTGGGAGGTGAAAGAGAACCCAGGAGAGCCCCACGAGGGAAATATGGCAGCCCAGTGAGGTGCTGTACCTTGGGGAGGATGTACCCTCGGAAATGAGTGTCTTTAGTGACCATGTGGGGCACGCCCATGGGGATGAGGTCCGAAAATCTCTGAATCTCATGGATGACTGCGTCCGTGTATGGCATTTGGGCTCTGTCATCCAGGGCTGGAGGGCGATGTGAGCCAATCACCTGGTCAATCTCCTTGTGGATTTTCTCTGCACAGAAGCGTGGGACCAGTGAACCTCAGTTATAGAGACATTTCACCAGGAACACTGCTTTCTATGTTGGAACACATTTCAATGTTCTATGAACATTGGTCCATTCATTTCCAGGCCAATAAGCCCTGAAAACCCAGAGGAAATGCTTAGATCATTGACACTCCTCTGAGCAACCAGCTTGGAGTGGGAGGAGAAATGGGAAAACTATAAGAATTTTCACTCTTTAATATCTAAAGAATATTATGAATTCTCTCCCAAcatacacatgcaaacacacacacacatgtgaagcCCAGTTTTGCTCAGAATTTCAGACTAAGAACTCAAGGCTATGAACCTATCAAAGTTCCTCCTCTAAGATGAGTAGAAAATGAACTAATATTTATCGTGTGTATATTATAGATGAGGCATTGTGCTAGGTCCTCAGGAATATAATAGTAAAACACATCAGTGGATTAACCCATGAACAACTGGAGAAATAAATGAGCATATCAATTATTTGATCAATTAGTAGATCAATTCatgagcagctgctgctgctgttgctgctaagtcgcttcagtcgtgtccgactctgtgcgaccccagagacgacagcccaccaggctcctctgtccctgggattctcctggcaagaatactggagtgggttgccatttccttctccaatgtatgcatgcatgctaagtcgcttcagtcatgtctgactctgttcgaccctatggacagcagcccaccaggctcctctgtctgcaggattctccaggcaagaatagtgcagtgggttgccatttccttctccaattcatgagtGGAAAGACTGGTAAATGGAAGAATGCTAATGAATGGATGTATTCTTAACTTATCTAAGGGTAATTAATTACTAAATGAAtcatagacaaataaataaatgaaattgatgaACCAATAACTcaaatgaatgggtggatggcTAAACTTCTGGAAGAACATGTGAATGAATACATTTAAAGGAACAGGTAAACAGAGGAATCAGTGGGTGGTGGGATGGATTGAATGATAGAATTATAAATCAAGGGTGAATAAATGAgtgcataaataaataactgaaaagatAGATGGATGAAGGATGCAGTGAAAAACAAGCAATGGAAGGATTAAGGTATGTAACCTAGTTTTAGAGAAACAGACGGatgcatgaataaatgaagaaacagatgaaCCAGTGACAAACACTTCATTCAATGAATCACTCTTTCAAATGATCAATTGATGAATCAGTTTGTCCAAATAAAGCATGGATGTATATATCCTAGATGAATTATAGATGAAAGAATCTGAGTGCACAGGTTGACTGATGAGTTGAAAGAACAGATGGGTAAATGAGTGGGTCGATCTTTAAGTGATAGAAGGAACAGTGGGAAAACAGATTGAcagatttggggttttttttttggccacactgtgctaCTTGCcatatcttagtttcctgacaagGGGGTGAACCCAGGGCCATGGTATTGAAAGTactgagtcctaagcactggacctccagggaactccccagATTGACAGAttcttcattcatccatccaccagcAGGGCTGGCTTAGTTGGGTAGATCATTCAAAACCTGCACtgctcaggggacttccctggtggtccagtggttaaggctgctCACTGCCACAGCATGGGGTGCAAATTCCATGCCTGGTCAGGGGCCaagggaaacagaaaaacaaaaacaacctaaGGCTCCTGGTGTAAGAGGGGAAAGCTGCCTCTCTCCTTCACCAAAGACCTCTAGCCCCATTTCTGGAGCTGCAGAGGGGTCAGAAGCCCCTCCCAGTGTCCGTTCCCAGCCTGCCCACCTGCAATGTGCGGGTACTTGAGCATGAGCAGGAACCCGTAACGGAGCGTGGTGCTGGTTGTCTCCGTGCCAGCAAAGAAGAGCGACAGAACAGACATGATGAGGTTCCGATGATCAAACTGGCTTTGGGGGTCGGACTTATCCTGAATCCAGACGGGTGGGGTTCGCATCAGGGGAGGCCGGGGGCCCTGCTGCCCACACCTCTTCTCTCAGGGTCCCTCCGCCTGTTTCTGGGTCTTACACCGTCTGgccctttcccctttcctctaTGCTCTGTGTGTCCCACCGTCTCTCTATCTCGGTCTCAATCTCCCTTTGCTCTGTCTTGCTCTGTTTCAATCATCTTCCATCTCTTTGGTGTGTTTGTCCCCATTCCTCTCCcagtctctctgcctctgtgactCTTTTCGACAGCTGCTGCATTTTCCCCCTTGTCCTGTATTTCCCgtacctctatctcctccccagCAACtcccccttctttcctctctccctctgctcccttccaaatctcccctcccctctcccttccccccactgctctactcctttcccctcccttttCACTCTATATTTTTAGGtctcctcccttccaccccatTGCCTCTTCCAAATCCTACTTTTTCCATGCGGAGCAGGTAGCAGTCAATGAAATCCCGGGGGGCATTGGGGTCGAGGGTCTCACGGTGCTTCTCCACACTGCGGCCAATGAAGACGTTGATTTCCTGCAGGTTTTTGTAGATTTGCCTGTGAGAGCCAGGAAAGTACTTCAGGAAGCTGGGGTAGAGCTCGAACAGCTGCGGGAGAGAAGGGACTGTGAGGCCCTTGCAGGGTTCAGCTAGCAGGTCACAGGGAGGGACAGCCCTTCTGCCCAGTACCCTCACAAGGGATCTCtgttttcctgtctctctctccatctctctctgcctctctggggTGTCTTggtctccctgtctctgtctctctctccatctctctgtctctgtctccctctggcTCTCACTCTGTATCTGAGCCCCTCACTCACtgcttctgtgtctcctttgtgtAAGAgatcacatttttctcttttttcgtCTTTCCCCCTCTCCTTGTGTCTTCTTGTTAGTCTCTGGCccacctgtctctctctcttttccaccTCTCCTTATCTCCATGGGTCTCCTGCTCATCCACCCTCTGCCCTGTCCCTGCCTACGCCACCCAGTTTATCTCTTCTACTcaaacctctctctgcctctttcctcctcttGCATCATCCTTGCTGTGTCAGGCGTTGATGACACAATGCTTACAAAAAATGAAGCTGCTGACTGTCTGGGCGCATATGTCTATGGCTTTGCCTAATGAGAAATGTAACTTCTAACTTGTTGCCAACAATTGCAAGAAATGCAGGATAGTATAAACTATGATGTGGAATTCCTCCTTCACCTGTCCTTCGAGAGATAACATGGTTAACTGTTTGGCAGAACTCCTTCCAGacttttcccctctctgtgtttctctgtgaaaaaagaaaattgaaacccCGTCTTGGACTTGTGCAAGTACTCATCTGAACCTCCTTGCAGATTTTCCAGGCCTGACTCTCCACTAGGAGGTCATGGGAATTTGGATTTGCCATATTCATTCCTGTGACTCTGACCTGCACTCTTGGATGAGAACAACAGCCAGGCAGACTTTTCTGAAGTTTCACTTTCTAGCTTAACATACAATAAgggtggggtttccctggtggctcagaaggtaaagaatctgtctgcaatgcctggggtccggaagatcctctggaggaggaaatggcaaccccttccagcattcctgcctggagaagtgtATGGACaaagagcagcctggcgggctacagtccctgggatcacaaagagtcagacacaacggagggacccacactttcactttttgcaaTAGGGGTATTTCTAGGTTCATTGAGAAAGACacactttatctttttatttgaaGAGAGGAGCAGGTTCATGTGTGTGTCTTTGATTCCTCTTCCTGTTTCTCCCTCTTCCATCACTCCCCTTTCTTCCTCTTACTCTCTCAGTCCTTGTCTCACCATCTCTCCCTTtccccaggcctctgtgtccctttctctctctgtgttgtCTTTGCCCCTCTTCTGGCTGGAAGCTGCATTTTCGGTTCCCAAAAGCAAATCACTCCTTTCCCCTGCCTGATGTCCACCCGAGCTCTGCCCTCCCAGACCTGGCTGGACAGGGAGCTGATGAGCACGAAAGATTGGAAGATcaggtccagcagcctcaggaactCAGGATCTTTGTAGTCAAAGCGTTTTCCAAAGACTATGGAGCAGATGATGTTGGCGGTGATGGAGTGGAAGTAGAAGACGGGATCCTGGAGGGCTCCTAGAGGGAAAGGGGTGGGTCGCAGGACAAAGACTCAAGTGCCGTGGGAGCTGTCTCTGTGTGACTCTCtatcactcagtcataaaaaaaaaaaaaaaacagcctcatCACAGCCAACACTCGCTAGCCTAGAAGTTGTGCCAGGGCCTTTTCTAACCACTGCACAtattattttactaaattttCACCTCAGTCCTGTGAAAAAGGTGCAGAGCATGTGTTCAATCAGTTGCAGGTGCCATTGACAAAGCTCTGTTCTCCTGGTCCCTTAACTGTCCgcccttccccaccaccacccccatcttTTCAATCCACCCCTAGAGCTCTCCGGTCCTTGGGAACCGCTCTGGACTTGATTGTTAGTGTCTGGATGCGCCAAGCTCACCCCAGGCGGAGGGAGGGCGGGCCGTGCACCCAGGCCTGTAGGTCAGTGCGGCCTCTCCCTGGGTCTCTCCTGTCCACTGTCTCTTTTTCCCTTGCACACCCTTTCCTgagcctctctgtctctctccaatcttcgtgcctcagtttctccctgcCATtgttccttcctgcctctctgaGTCTCCTCTTTTTGCCTCGAtccctccatctctgtctctttcttgctCTCTGTGTCTCCATCTGAATCACTCTGTCTCCTCTTGTCTTATTCTGAGTCCTTCCATCCTTATACCTCAATAGCTGTCCatggctctgcctcttcctcccAGACTCTCCATTTATGTCTCAAAATCTCTTAAGAAAGCATCTTGTCACCCCTATGTCTCAGGACGTTTCTGAGGAATCCTAAAGCCCCCAGAAGTGCCCACCTGACTTCCTAAGAGCAGAAAATCCCAACTGTCCCCTTGCTCACTGCCAGTGGTTCacccaaagaaaggaaaacacagtATGTCTGTTTTTTTGAAATGTCGGTTTTCTCTTtactttgttttaattgaagtcaCATTTTGGCCCTTGACAGATACAATCAAACCACAAACCGGTTCCCTTGAACACAGGCAACTAACGCGCTATTTACTGCCTGAGTCGTCTTTGAGCTCCTCTTGACACTGTACGCCTGTATCTCTCCTGCCCCCCCGCATTTCTCACCTACCCACCTCTGCCCCGTCTCTTTGCCCCTCTCCCGGTCCCTGCTCCTCTGCTGGTCTCCCAAGCTCTGTCTCCactctgtctctccatctctctctctgcccacctACACCCTCTGTCTTTGGGCTACTGTGCTCACACGGCTTCCCCGTGTTCCTCTCCTGCCCACACCCGCCCCAGGGCTCACCCTGGGATTTCCGCAGCTCCTCCACCAGACACTGAGCCTCCTCCTGAATCCGCTCCTCCACGCTCCGCTTTCCCATCCCGAAGTCCCTCATGGTGGCCAGAGAGAATCGCCGAAGGGCCTTCCAACGTTCCCCATTGGCAAAGATAACACCTAGGGTTTAGGACAGGCTTGGGTGGCAGAGGAATTTTCAAGGAGTCTCCAGGTCCCGCTCCACCCTTATCTTCCCTTCCCAGACtcaccctcccccatccccatcctcctcccctgtcccctcccgGTGGGCCAGAGGCTCTTACCATATCCTTGGACAATGGGGTCAACAACGGCGATCTTCGCTCGGCCAGAGAAGGCCTCGGCCTGGTCCACCAGGGCCTCCTGAATGGCCTCTGTCCCACATATGATGACCACTGGCCTTGGCCCCAGGTACACTGTGAAGACGTCCCCGTATGTCTGTTGGAACTGCCAAGCAAACCCACAGCCAAGGCCTCTATTAGTCAGCATGCCCCACTGTCCCCATCTCCATTTTTAAACCAGGcaaa
Proteins encoded in this region:
- the LOC133054392 gene encoding cytochrome P450 2B4-like isoform X1; its protein translation is MELSVLLLLALLAGLWVLLARGRPKAHGRLPPGPRPLPFLGNLLQMDRKGLLKSFLRFQQTYGDVFTVYLGPRPVVIICGTEAIQEALVDQAEAFSGRAKIAVVDPIVQGYGVIFANGERWKALRRFSLATMRDFGMGKRSVEERIQEEAQCLVEELRKSQGALQDPVFYFHSITANIICSIVFGKRFDYKDPEFLRLLDLIFQSFVLISSLSSQLFELYPSFLKYFPGSHRQIYKNLQEINVFIGRSVEKHRETLDPNAPRDFIDCYLLRMEKDKSDPQSQFDHRNLIMSVLSLFFAGTETTSTTLRYGFLLMLKYPHIAEKIHKEIDQVIGSHRPPALDDRAQMPYTDAVIHEIQRFSDLIPMGVPHMVTKDTHFRGYILPKGTEVYPILSSALHDSHYFEKPDDFNPNHFLDASGAVKKNDAFMPFSIGKRICLGEGIARTELFLFFTTILQNFSVATPVAPEDIDLTPQESGVGKVPPNYQIQFLPRQRG
- the LOC133054392 gene encoding cytochrome P450 2B4-like isoform X2 is translated as MELSVLLLLALLAGLWVLLARGRPKAHGRLPPGPRPLPFLGNLLQMDRKGLLKSFLRFQQTYGDVFTVYLGPRPVVIICGTEAIQEALVDQAEAFSGRAKIAVVDPIVQGYGVIFANGERWKALRRFSLATMRDFGMGKRSVEERIQEEAQCLVEELRKSQGALQDPVFYFHSITANIICSIVFGKRFDYKDPEFLRLLDLIFQSFVLISSLSSQLFELYPSFLKYFPGSHRQIYKNLQEINVFIGRSVEKHRETLDPNAPRDFIDCYLLRMEKDKSDPQSQFDHRNLIMSVLSLFFAGTETTSTTLRYGFLLMLKYPHIAEKIHKEIDQVIGSHRPPALDDRAQMPYTDAVIHEIQRFSDLIPMGVPHMVTKDTHFRGYILPKGSVSVLEKASPAPNYSSSSPPYSRTSPWPPPWPLRTLTLLPRRVGWAKCPRTTRSSSCPAKEAEGRRSRIPGSCVSPPLQRMAPELSPCLPASDQAVL